From a single Streptomyces misionensis genomic region:
- a CDS encoding class I SAM-dependent methyltransferase has translation MDSIPANRRFWNRISGTYQHEHDPRIGATPRLWGMYSIPDAHLHALGDVTGKRVLELGCGAGQWSRALAAEGATVVGFDLSEAQLAAAAAAMGAARYPLVQGAAERLPFAADSFDLVFCDFGGLSWAPPHLAVLQAARVLRRGGRLVFNVASPWFEACYDEAAGRVTTTLTQDYFGLNAIAEDDGATSYQLTYGDWVRVLRGAGLVIDDLIEPRPAPGTPNGYNETDPCDWAHRWPAELLWATHKP, from the coding sequence GTGGACAGCATCCCCGCCAACAGGCGGTTCTGGAACCGGATCAGCGGCACCTACCAGCACGAGCACGACCCGCGCATCGGCGCCACACCCCGGCTGTGGGGCATGTACTCCATCCCCGACGCGCACCTGCACGCCCTGGGCGACGTCACCGGCAAGCGCGTCCTCGAACTCGGCTGCGGCGCCGGCCAGTGGTCCAGGGCGCTCGCCGCCGAGGGCGCCACCGTGGTCGGGTTCGACCTGTCCGAGGCCCAACTCGCCGCGGCCGCCGCCGCGATGGGCGCGGCCCGCTACCCGCTGGTGCAAGGCGCCGCCGAACGACTCCCCTTCGCCGCCGACAGCTTCGACCTGGTGTTCTGCGACTTCGGCGGGCTCAGCTGGGCGCCCCCGCACCTGGCCGTCCTACAGGCCGCACGCGTCCTGCGCCGAGGCGGACGCCTGGTGTTCAACGTCGCCAGTCCATGGTTCGAAGCCTGCTACGACGAAGCCGCCGGCCGCGTGACCACGACGCTCACGCAGGACTACTTCGGGCTGAACGCCATCGCCGAGGACGACGGCGCGACCAGCTATCAGCTCACCTACGGCGACTGGGTCAGGGTCCTGCGCGGCGCGGGGCTCGTCATCGACGACCTCATCGAGCCGCGGCCCGCCCCCGGAACACCCAACGGTTACAACGAGACCGATCCATGCGACTGGGCACACCGCTGGCCGGCGGAACTGCTCTGGGCAACCCACAAACCGTGA
- the prcB gene encoding proteasome subunit beta: MTGNDTAGLPDEAFFTPGGSSFTEFLAAHRPGLLPTVSPLPAGTSAAPGRFPHGTTVLALTYADGVLIAGDRRATMGNLIAQRDLEKVHPADEHTAVAFAGTVGLALDMVRLYQVELTHFEKIEGTPMTLAAKATRLAAMIRQNLAQAMQGLVVVPLLAGYDLTAPTGEGGRIFAYDAVGGLYEKRGFHAEGSGSPYARGALKKLYRPGLPRREAALAALHALYDAADDDSATGGPDLNRRIFPIISFITEDGFERMPQSQTEELSREMVGQRAGRPDGPHVEP, encoded by the coding sequence ATGACGGGGAACGACACCGCGGGGCTGCCGGACGAGGCGTTCTTCACGCCCGGGGGTTCGTCCTTCACCGAGTTCCTGGCCGCGCACCGGCCGGGCCTGCTGCCCACCGTGTCCCCGCTGCCCGCCGGGACGAGCGCGGCCCCCGGCCGGTTCCCGCACGGCACCACCGTGCTCGCCCTCACCTACGCCGACGGCGTGCTGATCGCCGGGGACCGCCGGGCCACCATGGGCAACCTGATCGCCCAGCGCGATCTGGAGAAGGTCCACCCCGCCGACGAGCACACCGCCGTCGCCTTCGCCGGCACCGTCGGACTCGCCCTCGACATGGTGCGGCTCTACCAGGTCGAGCTGACCCACTTCGAGAAGATCGAGGGCACGCCGATGACCCTCGCCGCGAAGGCCACGCGTCTCGCGGCCATGATCCGGCAGAACCTCGCCCAGGCCATGCAGGGCCTCGTCGTCGTCCCCCTGCTCGCGGGCTACGACCTGACCGCGCCGACGGGGGAGGGCGGCCGCATCTTCGCCTACGACGCGGTCGGCGGCCTGTACGAGAAGCGCGGCTTCCACGCGGAGGGCTCCGGATCCCCGTACGCCCGCGGCGCGTTGAAGAAGCTCTACCGGCCGGGCCTGCCGCGCCGCGAGGCCGCGCTCGCCGCGCTGCACGCGCTGTACGACGCCGCCGACGACGACTCGGCCACCGGCGGCCCCGACCTCAACCGCCGCATCTTCCCGATCATTTCGTTCATCACCGAGGACGGCTTCGAACGGATGCCGCAGTCGCAGACCGAGGAGCTGAGCCGGGAGATGGTGGGCCAGCGCGCGGGCCGCCCGGACGGTCCGCACGTCGAGCCGTAG
- a CDS encoding SpoIIE family protein phosphatase — protein MCDARRVTSESVSPMGDPGTGADSAALARVVARQRAELERLRDRAATAAVLERAKGALMALTGCTPVAAHDELRRRARDSGRTLVEECWLALGALPPSKEEADPAAASPPPRETPPAGAPDLAEALSRMGRDLVRVGSPQELAGRLLDRLAAEVRADAVLLYERQAEGGIELIGHAGAEPRFAAQWRHVPPLAGVPAFEVLATGEPLWLEDLPADRTRYLLSGSPPERWPTRAWLPVPAGGAGRVALGVLRRHDQPFEPRERELLRATARLCAGRLRALDAPREAPGELALTAAVQAVFEALPGAAVLLTPLRGPTGEVEDYRIDAAAPRTVDVFGRTGRDMVGRRILESYPSVAGEPLWRGYLTALETGVPFEGEPFAYQYVSGGVAVTATYSVRAAPLGEGLLVSWLRYDPTERQEQRLADVQRLGNLGWANWNLVTGEISWSAQAYAVLGRDPARGPLELAELPGLALPQDADQLTAAITGLVRRGRAFDAPFRVEAPEGVRHLRLVAEAVTEPDGTPAEVHGFVQDLTAQRSAELALVKSERTMLLQRGVLQAERALAARLQHALLPLPSKPVRLAGLRVEVAYLPAQAGIHVGGDWFSAIELPDADALFVVGDVAGHGIDAVATMAQLRFTAKGMVSTGTSLTVALARLNQLLLHSRDGRRTATMIMARYEPDRQLLTWAQAGHPPPLLVRDGEVRYLDRPVGMLLGASARPSYESAQLRLAPGDRLLVYTDGLIERPGEGLDVGLARLAEAARAHGDGGGDSLDALLAAMVADERRDDVCVLDIRMPARADDRTEEPVDAADPDSWEAPNG, from the coding sequence ATGTGCGATGCTCGTCGCGTGACGAGCGAGTCCGTTTCCCCGATGGGCGACCCCGGCACCGGCGCCGACAGCGCCGCGCTGGCCAGGGTCGTGGCCCGGCAACGCGCGGAGCTGGAGCGGCTGCGGGACCGCGCCGCGACGGCGGCGGTACTGGAGCGGGCCAAGGGCGCCCTGATGGCGCTCACCGGCTGTACCCCGGTCGCCGCCCACGACGAGCTGCGCCGCCGTGCCCGGGACAGCGGGCGCACCCTCGTCGAGGAGTGCTGGCTCGCCCTGGGCGCGCTCCCGCCGTCCAAGGAGGAGGCGGACCCCGCGGCCGCGTCCCCGCCCCCTCGCGAGACCCCGCCCGCCGGTGCCCCCGACCTCGCCGAGGCACTGAGCAGGATGGGCCGGGACCTGGTGCGCGTCGGTTCCCCGCAGGAACTGGCCGGGCGCCTCCTGGACCGGCTGGCGGCCGAGGTGCGGGCCGATGCCGTACTCCTCTACGAGCGGCAGGCCGAGGGCGGGATCGAACTGATCGGGCACGCGGGCGCCGAACCTCGGTTCGCCGCCCAGTGGCGGCATGTGCCCCCGCTGGCCGGGGTGCCCGCCTTCGAGGTGCTGGCGACGGGCGAGCCCCTCTGGCTGGAGGACCTGCCGGCCGACCGCACCCGGTACCTGCTCAGCGGCAGCCCGCCCGAGCGGTGGCCGACCCGGGCCTGGCTGCCGGTGCCGGCCGGGGGCGCCGGCCGGGTCGCCCTCGGGGTGCTGCGCCGGCACGACCAGCCGTTCGAGCCGCGCGAGCGCGAACTGCTGCGCGCCACCGCCCGGTTGTGCGCCGGCCGCCTGCGCGCCCTGGACGCCCCGCGGGAAGCCCCCGGCGAACTCGCTCTCACCGCGGCCGTGCAGGCGGTCTTCGAGGCGTTGCCGGGTGCCGCGGTCCTGCTCACCCCGCTGCGCGGCCCCACGGGCGAGGTGGAGGACTACCGCATCGACGCCGCCGCGCCGCGGACCGTCGACGTGTTCGGCCGCACCGGACGCGACATGGTCGGCCGGCGCATCCTGGAGAGCTACCCGTCCGTCGCGGGCGAACCGCTGTGGCGGGGCTATCTGACGGCCCTGGAGACGGGGGTGCCGTTCGAGGGCGAGCCGTTCGCCTACCAGTACGTGTCCGGCGGGGTGGCCGTGACCGCCACCTACTCGGTGCGGGCCGCCCCGCTGGGCGAGGGGCTGCTGGTGTCCTGGCTGCGGTACGACCCGACGGAGCGGCAGGAGCAGCGGCTGGCCGACGTGCAGCGGCTCGGCAACCTCGGCTGGGCGAACTGGAACCTGGTCACCGGGGAGATCTCCTGGTCCGCGCAGGCCTACGCCGTCCTGGGCCGCGACCCCGCGCGCGGGCCGCTGGAACTGGCGGAGCTGCCCGGATTGGCACTGCCCCAGGACGCGGACCAGCTGACCGCCGCGATCACCGGGCTGGTCCGCCGCGGCCGGGCCTTCGACGCGCCGTTCCGGGTCGAGGCGCCCGAGGGAGTACGGCATCTGCGGCTGGTGGCCGAGGCCGTCACCGAGCCGGACGGCACCCCGGCCGAGGTGCACGGCTTCGTCCAGGACCTCACCGCACAGCGCAGCGCGGAACTCGCCCTGGTCAAGAGCGAGCGCACGATGCTGCTCCAGCGCGGGGTGCTCCAGGCCGAACGGGCGCTGGCGGCCCGGCTCCAGCACGCCCTGCTGCCGCTGCCCAGCAAGCCGGTACGGCTGGCCGGGCTGCGCGTCGAGGTCGCCTATCTGCCCGCACAGGCCGGCATCCACGTCGGCGGCGACTGGTTCAGCGCCATCGAACTGCCGGACGCGGACGCGCTGTTCGTGGTCGGCGACGTGGCGGGCCACGGCATCGACGCGGTGGCCACCATGGCCCAGCTCCGGTTCACCGCCAAGGGGATGGTCAGCACCGGCACCTCCCTCACCGTCGCCCTGGCCCGGCTCAACCAGCTGCTGCTGCACTCCCGGGACGGCCGGCGCACCGCCACCATGATCATGGCCCGCTACGAGCCCGACCGGCAGCTGCTGACCTGGGCGCAGGCCGGGCACCCGCCGCCGCTGCTGGTGCGCGACGGCGAGGTGCGCTACCTCGACCGCCCCGTCGGCATGCTGCTCGGCGCCAGCGCCCGCCCCTCGTACGAGTCGGCGCAGCTGCGCCTGGCCCCCGGGGACCGGCTGCTGGTGTACACCGACGGCCTCATCGAGCGGCCCGGCGAGGGCCTGGACGTGGGGCTGGCCCGGCTGGCCGAGGCGGCGCGGGCCCACGGCGACGGCGGCGGGGACTCCCTGGACGCGCTGCTCGCCGCCATGGTCGCGGACGAGCGGCGCGACGACGTCTGCGTGCTGGACATCCGGATGCCGGCGCGCGCCGACGACCGCACCGAGGAACCGGTCGACGCGGCGGACCCGGACAGCTGGGAGGCCCCGAACGGCTAG
- a CDS encoding nucleoside/nucleotide kinase family protein codes for MPPTFDDLLARARALPRAGRRAVLGIAGGPGAGKSTLAEGLVRALNADGPPWAAHVPMDGFHLADAELDRLGRRDRKGAPDTFDAAGYAALLRRLREDGDEVVYAPGFERVLEQPLAGAIPVPPSARLVVTEGNYLLLEEGSWARVRPCLDEVWFCELPERERVSRLVARHERFGKDRAAALAWVLGTDQRNADLVATTRGRADLLVPADVLPSPSSSPG; via the coding sequence GTGCCACCGACCTTCGACGACCTCCTCGCACGCGCCCGCGCACTCCCCCGTGCGGGCCGGCGCGCCGTGCTCGGCATCGCGGGCGGCCCGGGAGCGGGCAAGTCCACGCTGGCCGAGGGACTGGTGCGCGCCCTGAACGCCGACGGCCCCCCGTGGGCCGCCCACGTCCCCATGGACGGTTTCCACCTGGCGGACGCCGAACTCGACCGGCTGGGGCGCCGGGACCGCAAGGGTGCCCCGGACACCTTCGACGCGGCCGGGTACGCGGCGCTGCTGCGCCGGCTGCGCGAGGACGGCGACGAGGTGGTGTACGCGCCCGGGTTCGAGCGGGTCCTGGAGCAGCCGCTGGCGGGGGCGATCCCGGTGCCGCCGAGCGCCCGGCTGGTGGTGACCGAGGGCAACTACCTTCTGCTGGAGGAGGGTTCGTGGGCGCGGGTGCGGCCGTGCCTGGACGAGGTGTGGTTCTGCGAGCTGCCCGAACGGGAGCGGGTGAGCCGACTGGTCGCCCGGCACGAGCGGTTCGGCAAGGACCGCGCGGCGGCGCTCGCCTGGGTGCTGGGCACGGACCAGCGCAACGCCGATCTGGTGGCGACGACCCGCGGCCGGGCGGACCTGCTGGTCCCGGCGGACGTCCTGCCGTCACCGTCGTCGTCGCCCGGCTGA
- a CDS encoding flavin reductase family protein, which translates to MTRADVFLGRLDPDMCVVTAAAGGERAGCLVGFAAQCSIQPPRLAVWLSKANRTYRVARAAQCLAVHLLTRDQRALAELFGGRTGDDTDKFAGLDLVRVPGGAVVLADAAAWCVGTILHRVDGGDHVGFVLDPLEWGEGRAGPLLRLSDAIGIEAGHPAD; encoded by the coding sequence ATGACGCGGGCGGACGTTTTCCTGGGGCGGCTCGACCCCGACATGTGCGTGGTCACGGCCGCGGCCGGCGGCGAGCGGGCGGGCTGTCTGGTCGGCTTCGCCGCGCAGTGCTCCATCCAGCCGCCCCGGCTCGCCGTGTGGCTGTCCAAGGCCAACCGCACCTACCGCGTCGCCCGCGCGGCACAGTGCCTCGCCGTCCATCTGCTCACCCGCGACCAGCGTGCCCTCGCGGAACTCTTCGGCGGCCGGACGGGCGATGACACCGACAAGTTCGCCGGGCTGGACCTGGTGCGGGTGCCCGGCGGCGCCGTGGTCCTCGCGGACGCGGCGGCCTGGTGCGTCGGCACCATCCTGCACCGCGTCGACGGCGGCGACCACGTCGGCTTCGTCCTCGACCCGCTGGAGTGGGGCGAGGGGCGCGCGGGCCCGCTGCTGCGGCTGTCCGACGCGATCGGCATCGAGGCCGGCCACCCCGCGGACTGA
- a CDS encoding BlaI/MecI/CopY family transcriptional regulator: protein MARAERRSAGELESEVLAALWATDRPLTPAEIQTEIGGLAYNTVHTILKRLYDKGLVLRDADGRRGAYRPSKNAAELTAEAMRRALDRGPDPIAALQQFVTGLSREEERALRELLAQGGGDPG, encoded by the coding sequence ATGGCTAGGGCGGAACGGCGCAGCGCCGGTGAGCTGGAGAGTGAGGTGCTGGCCGCCCTGTGGGCCACCGATCGGCCGCTCACGCCGGCGGAGATCCAGACCGAGATCGGCGGTCTCGCGTACAACACCGTGCACACCATCCTCAAACGGCTGTACGACAAGGGACTGGTGCTGCGGGACGCGGACGGGCGGCGCGGCGCGTACCGCCCGTCGAAGAACGCGGCCGAGCTGACCGCCGAGGCCATGCGCCGGGCCCTGGACCGGGGCCCCGACCCGATCGCCGCCCTCCAGCAGTTCGTGACCGGTCTGAGCCGCGAGGAGGAGCGGGCCCTGCGCGAGCTGCTGGCGCAGGGCGGGGGCGACCCGGGCTGA
- a CDS encoding beta-phosphoglucomutase family hydrolase encodes MTQLGLPDDIQACLFDLDGVVTKTAVVHAAAWKETFDAFLRSQGGEQARPFDAVADYDEYVDGRPRADGVRAFLDSRGIRLPEGTPDDPPDALTVHGLGNRKNELLLAKIRTGGVEAYEGTLRYLAAVRTEGLRTAIVSSSANCRDVLRSVGAEHYFDVRIDGVVAAERNLPGKPHPDTFLAAARDLGVEPSRAAVFEDALAGMDAGRAGGFGYVVGVDRVGQTDALYAHGASVVVEDLAELEDER; translated from the coding sequence ATGACTCAGCTCGGTCTGCCCGACGACATCCAGGCCTGTCTCTTCGATCTCGACGGGGTCGTCACCAAGACGGCCGTCGTGCACGCGGCCGCGTGGAAGGAGACGTTCGACGCGTTCCTGCGCTCCCAGGGGGGCGAGCAGGCACGGCCGTTCGACGCGGTCGCCGACTACGACGAGTACGTCGACGGCCGGCCGCGCGCCGACGGGGTGCGCGCCTTCCTCGACTCCCGAGGCATCCGGCTGCCGGAAGGCACCCCGGACGACCCGCCGGACGCCCTGACCGTGCACGGCCTCGGCAACCGCAAGAACGAGCTGCTCCTCGCGAAGATCCGCACCGGCGGCGTCGAGGCGTACGAGGGCACCCTGCGCTACCTGGCGGCGGTCCGCACCGAGGGGCTGCGCACCGCGATCGTCTCCTCCAGCGCCAACTGTCGTGACGTACTGCGGTCGGTGGGCGCCGAGCACTACTTCGACGTACGGATCGACGGCGTGGTGGCCGCCGAGCGGAACCTGCCGGGCAAACCGCACCCCGACACCTTCCTGGCCGCCGCCCGCGACCTCGGCGTCGAACCGTCCCGGGCGGCCGTGTTCGAGGACGCGCTGGCCGGCATGGACGCGGGCCGCGCCGGCGGCTTCGGATACGTCGTCGGTGTCGACCGGGTCGGCCAGACCGACGCGCTCTACGCGCACGGCGCGAGCGTCGTCGTCGAGGACCTCGCCGAACTGGAGGACGAGCGGTGA
- a CDS encoding MurR/RpiR family transcriptional regulator produces the protein MPSPQQARAQASAITSGKTAPQAEAAPTSQLRELFDGPRLSPGQRRIAQYLIEHITEAAFLSITELADRVGVSQPSVTRFAGAVGFSGYPALRERLQSIALKTLAGGPGDPNRANELQAAVDAEIRNLENLRRDFADPDRVIHVGRELSRSTPLTVLGLRISESLAEYFGYAARRIHPDVRLVTRGGSVAYDALLQSREAGGSWVLAFAMPRHSHETLQAIRVAHDAGLKVALITDLALGPLADEADVTFATGTGSRLVFDSYAAPGVMAAALLQAMTDADPERTQARLEKYEQISEQHQFFVRD, from the coding sequence GTGCCCTCGCCGCAGCAGGCCCGCGCACAGGCGTCGGCGATCACTTCGGGCAAGACCGCACCGCAGGCCGAGGCCGCCCCGACCTCCCAGCTCAGGGAGCTGTTCGACGGTCCCCGGCTGTCCCCCGGGCAGCGCCGGATCGCCCAGTACCTGATCGAGCACATCACCGAGGCCGCGTTCCTGTCCATCACCGAGCTGGCGGACCGGGTGGGGGTCAGCCAGCCGTCCGTCACCCGGTTCGCCGGTGCGGTCGGCTTCAGCGGCTATCCCGCGCTGCGCGAGCGGTTGCAGTCGATCGCGCTGAAGACCCTGGCCGGCGGGCCCGGCGACCCGAACCGCGCCAACGAGCTCCAGGCCGCCGTCGACGCCGAGATCCGGAACCTGGAGAACCTGCGGCGCGACTTCGCGGACCCGGACCGGGTGATCCACGTCGGCCGGGAGCTGTCCCGCTCCACCCCGCTGACCGTGCTGGGCCTGCGCATCTCGGAGTCGCTGGCCGAGTACTTCGGGTACGCGGCGCGCCGTATCCACCCTGATGTACGGCTGGTCACCCGGGGCGGCAGCGTGGCCTACGACGCGCTGCTGCAGTCCCGTGAGGCCGGCGGCAGCTGGGTGCTGGCGTTCGCGATGCCCCGGCACTCGCACGAGACCCTCCAGGCCATCCGGGTGGCGCACGACGCCGGTCTGAAGGTTGCCCTGATCACCGATCTCGCGCTCGGGCCGCTGGCCGACGAGGCCGACGTCACCTTCGCCACCGGCACCGGCTCCCGGCTGGTGTTCGACTCCTACGCCGCGCCCGGTGTGATGGCCGCCGCGCTGCTGCAGGCCATGACCGACGCCGATCCGGAGCGCACCCAGGCCCGGCTGGAGAAATACGAGCAGATCTCCGAGCAGCACCAGTTCTTCGTCAGGGACTGA
- a CDS encoding glycoside hydrolase family 65 protein produces MITQGSYAVEPWAVRETALDLDVLAQSESVFALSNGHVGWRGNLDEGEPHGLPGTYLNGVHEVHPLPYAEAGYGYPESGQTVINVTNGKILRLLVDDEPFDLRYGRLVAHERVLDLRRGVLERTCEWTSPAGSTVRVRSTRLVSLTQRAVAAVAYEVEAVDCRTRVVIQSELVANESLPGGDGDPRAAMALQSPLEQEDHLAAGERLRLVHRTRRSGLRVAVAADHSVSGPERTTTRSESGTDLARLTVTSVLEPGQTLRVEKLVAHGWSATRSLPAMADQVDAALAAAAHDGWPGLLADQQACLDDFWARADVEVTGDEEIQQAVRFALFHVLQAGARAERRAIPAKGLTGSGYDGHAFWDTEMFVLPLLTHTAPAAVAEALRWRYSTLDEARERATQLGLAGAAFPWRTIAGPEGSAYWPAGTAAFHVNADIADAVVRYVEATGDTDFEREAGVELLVETARLWRSLGHHDVHGVFHLDGVTGPDEYSAVADDNTYTNLMARQNLLAAVDAVERHPREAARLGVDEEESAAWRDAAAAMHVPYNAELGVHEQHAGFTRYQRWDFDATRADQYPLLLHFPYFDLYRKQVVKQADLVLALYTCDGYFAERCDEEQIARDFAYYEPLTVRDSSLSACCQAVVAARTGHLDLAYAYTAEAALMDLRDLEHNTRDGLHIASLAGTWMALVAGFGGMRRDGERLRFAPRLPERLARLAFHLEFRGRRLRVEIDADKTTYALLDGPPLTLHHHGEPLTVTTSEPAVRAVPPAIRRPAPRQPRHRTPHGE; encoded by the coding sequence GTGATCACGCAGGGTTCGTACGCCGTCGAGCCGTGGGCCGTCCGGGAGACCGCACTCGACCTCGACGTGCTCGCGCAGAGCGAGTCCGTCTTCGCGCTCTCCAACGGCCACGTCGGCTGGCGCGGCAACCTCGACGAGGGGGAACCGCACGGCCTGCCCGGCACCTACCTCAACGGTGTCCACGAGGTGCACCCGCTGCCGTACGCGGAGGCCGGGTACGGCTATCCGGAGTCGGGGCAGACCGTCATCAACGTCACCAACGGCAAGATCCTGCGGCTGCTGGTCGACGACGAGCCGTTCGATCTGCGCTACGGCCGGCTCGTCGCCCACGAGCGGGTGCTGGACCTGCGCCGCGGAGTGCTGGAGCGGACCTGCGAGTGGACCTCGCCGGCCGGCTCCACGGTCCGGGTCCGCTCGACCCGGCTGGTCTCGCTCACCCAGCGCGCGGTGGCCGCCGTCGCCTACGAGGTGGAGGCCGTCGACTGCCGTACCCGGGTGGTGATCCAGTCCGAACTGGTCGCCAACGAAAGCCTGCCCGGCGGCGACGGCGACCCGCGCGCCGCGATGGCGCTCCAGTCGCCCCTGGAACAGGAGGACCACCTCGCCGCGGGCGAGCGGCTGCGCCTGGTGCACCGCACCCGGCGCAGCGGCCTGCGGGTCGCGGTGGCCGCCGACCACTCCGTCAGCGGGCCCGAGCGCACCACCACCCGCAGCGAGAGCGGCACCGACCTGGCCCGGCTGACCGTGACCTCGGTGCTGGAGCCCGGGCAGACGCTGCGGGTCGAGAAGCTCGTCGCCCACGGCTGGTCGGCCACCCGCTCGCTGCCCGCCATGGCCGACCAGGTCGACGCCGCGCTCGCGGCCGCCGCCCACGACGGCTGGCCCGGCCTGCTCGCCGACCAGCAGGCCTGCCTGGACGACTTCTGGGCGCGCGCCGACGTCGAGGTGACCGGGGACGAGGAGATCCAGCAGGCCGTACGGTTCGCCCTGTTCCACGTCCTCCAGGCGGGGGCCCGCGCCGAGCGGCGCGCCATCCCCGCGAAGGGGCTGACGGGCTCCGGCTACGACGGGCACGCCTTCTGGGACACCGAGATGTTCGTGCTGCCCCTGCTCACCCACACCGCGCCCGCCGCCGTCGCCGAGGCGCTGCGCTGGCGGTACAGCACGCTGGACGAGGCCCGCGAGCGCGCGACCCAACTGGGGCTGGCCGGGGCCGCGTTCCCCTGGCGGACCATCGCGGGACCGGAGGGCTCGGCGTACTGGCCCGCAGGCACCGCCGCCTTCCACGTGAACGCCGACATCGCCGACGCCGTCGTCCGCTACGTCGAGGCCACCGGCGACACCGACTTCGAACGCGAGGCCGGGGTCGAACTCCTTGTGGAGACGGCCCGGTTGTGGCGCTCGCTCGGCCACCACGACGTGCACGGGGTCTTCCACCTCGACGGCGTCACCGGCCCCGACGAGTACAGCGCGGTCGCCGACGACAACACCTACACCAACCTGATGGCCCGGCAGAACCTGCTGGCCGCCGTCGACGCCGTCGAACGCCATCCGCGCGAGGCCGCCCGGCTCGGGGTGGACGAGGAGGAGAGCGCGGCCTGGCGGGACGCGGCCGCGGCGATGCACGTCCCGTACAACGCCGAACTCGGCGTCCACGAACAGCATGCCGGGTTCACCCGCTACCAGCGCTGGGACTTCGACGCCACCCGCGCCGACCAGTACCCGCTGCTGCTGCACTTCCCCTACTTCGACCTCTACCGCAAGCAGGTCGTCAAACAGGCCGACCTGGTGCTGGCCCTGTACACCTGCGACGGGTACTTCGCCGAGCGCTGCGACGAGGAGCAGATCGCCCGCGACTTCGCCTACTACGAGCCGCTGACCGTGCGCGACTCCTCCCTGTCCGCCTGCTGCCAGGCCGTCGTCGCCGCCCGCACGGGCCACCTCGACCTCGCCTACGCCTACACGGCCGAGGCGGCCCTGATGGATCTGCGCGACCTGGAGCACAACACCCGCGACGGGCTGCACATCGCCTCGCTCGCCGGCACCTGGATGGCCCTGGTGGCGGGCTTCGGCGGCATGCGCCGCGACGGCGAACGGCTGCGGTTCGCGCCCCGGCTGCCCGAACGCCTGGCCCGGCTCGCCTTCCACCTGGAGTTCCGCGGCCGCCGGCTGCGGGTGGAGATCGACGCCGACAAGACCACGTACGCCCTCCTCGACGGGCCGCCACTGACCCTCCACCACCACGGCGAGCCGCTCACCGTGACCACGAGCGAGCCCGCGGTCCGGGCCGTCCCCCCGGCCATCCGCCGCCCCGCCCCCCGGCAGCCGCGACACCGGACGCCGCACGGGGAATGA
- a CDS encoding ALF repeat-containing protein: MRLTRAALTVAATALTPALLLSAPAFAEGTSTTTAVATPATAATETLVGDMPDDDLRVAVLRILGAAQQNNQKAVVRAANAALDDGSPEALRAFLETGYRQAQAEDDAVAIARILYLAQQNNDKAVVRAANAALDDGSPEALRAFLETGYRTAQAEDDRVAIFRILADPATSPALRAAAEKTLDDGTPEALRYFLEHGRYEVGA; the protein is encoded by the coding sequence ATGAGACTGACCCGCGCCGCCCTGACCGTCGCGGCCACCGCACTGACCCCGGCACTCCTGCTCAGCGCTCCGGCCTTCGCCGAGGGCACGTCCACCACCACGGCCGTGGCGACGCCCGCGACGGCGGCCACCGAGACCCTGGTCGGCGACATGCCGGACGACGACCTCCGGGTCGCCGTCCTGCGCATCCTGGGCGCCGCGCAGCAGAACAACCAGAAGGCGGTCGTCCGGGCGGCCAACGCGGCGCTGGACGATGGTTCCCCGGAGGCCCTGCGTGCCTTCCTGGAGACGGGCTACCGGCAGGCCCAGGCGGAGGACGACGCCGTCGCGATCGCCCGCATCCTGTACCTCGCCCAGCAGAACAACGACAAGGCGGTCGTCCGGGCGGCCAACGCGGCGCTGGACGACGGTTCCCCGGAGGCCCTGCGCGCCTTCCTGGAGACCGGCTACCGAACGGCTCAGGCCGAGGACGACAGGGTGGCGATCTTCCGCATCCTCGCCGACCCGGCCACCAGCCCGGCCCTCCGCGCGGCGGCGGAGAAAACCCTGGACGACGGCACGCCGGAGGCGCTGCGCTACTTCCTGGAGCACGGGCGCTACGAGGTGGGCGCCTAG